Genomic DNA from Mycolicibacterium helvum:
CGACAGTGCAGTGTCCTGGTCGGCGTCGGGCAGATCGAAATGGTTGCGGTAGTTGGCGATATCGGGTCTGCCGAATTTGAGCCGCATCAGGCGAATGCCGTCAGTTCGATGCCGTCTCGCAGCAAGCGGTCGCGGACCGCTGTGGCGATCTCCACCGCGCCCGGCGAATCTCCGTGTACACAAATCGATTCCACTCGAACGTCAATGCTCGATCCGTCGACCGCCGGTACCTGTCCGCTCTGCACCATCCGGCCCACCCGCTCGGCGATCTGCTCGGGGTCGCGCAGCACGGCTCCTGCTTCGTGGCGGGGCACCAGCGTCCCGTCCGGGCGATAGGCGCGGTCGGCGAACGCCTCGGCGACGGTGCGTAATCCCAGTCGTTGGGCTTCTTCGAAGAACACCGAACCGGCCAGGTTCAGCACCGGCAGACCGGGGTCGACGGCATGCACCGCCTCAGCGACCGCGCGGGCTTGCTCGCGGTGGGTGACGACAGTGTTGTACAGCGCGCCATGGGGTTTGACGTAGCCGACGTCGGATCCGGCGACGCGGGCCAGGGCCTGTAGCGCACCGATCTGGTAGATCACCTCGGCGGTCAACTCGGCCGGCGCGACATCGATGAAGCGGCGGCCGAACCCGGCGAGGTCGCGGTAGCTCACCTGAGCGCCGATGCGCACACCGCGCTCGGCGGCGGCTCGGGAGGTGCGTGCCAGGCCAGCGGGATCTCCGGCGTGGAATCCGCAGGCCAGGTTGGCGCTGGTCACGATGTCGAGCATGGCGGTGTCGTCACCGAGTTCCCACACCCCGAAGCCTTCGCCCAGGTCTGCGTTCAAGTCGACTGACGGCACGCGTCCAGCCTAGGCGAGTCGACCGATGCCGCCGAGGGACGAGGCGGAGGAGGAGCGAGCGGTCCAGCCTAGGCGAGTCGACCGATGCCGCCGAGGGACGAGGCGGAGGAGGAGCGAGCGGTCCAGCCTAGGCGGCGGCGGGGTCGTGGTGGCGGCGGCTGACGGCCCAACACACCAGATAGATCACGAACGAGATCGTCGTGACGAACACCGACACCGGCACCCCGGGTGCCAGTGAGAGCACGATGCCGAGCACCGCGGACAACTCGGCGAAGACCACCGACGCCGCGATCACCGCGACCGGTGAACTGAACACCCGGGCCGCCGCGGCGGCCGGGGTGATGAGCAGCGACATCACCAGCAGCGCCCCCACGATCTGTACGCCCTGTGCGGCCACCACGCCGACCAGCGCCGCGAACACGATGCCCAGCGCCCGCACCGGAACCCCGCGCGCGGCGGCCACTTCCGGGTCGGCGGTGGCGAACAGCAGCGGCCGATAACTGACGGCCAGGACGCCGGTCACCAGCACCGTCACCGCCACCAGCAGCGCCAGTCCCGAATAGCCGACGCCGACGATCTGACCGGTCAGCAGGGCGAAGCTGGTGCCGGCGCGGCCCGGATACAGGTGGATGAACAGCACGGCCAAGCCCAGCCCAAATGCCAGCACGACGCCGATCGCCGAATCACGTTCCCGGGCCCGCTGGCCCAGGATGCCGAACAGGACCGCGGCCAGCGCGCTGCCGACCAGCCCGCCGAGCCCGACGTTGAACCCGGCCAGCAGGGCGAACGCCGCGCCGGTCAGCGACAACTCGCTGGAGCCGTGGACGGCGAACGACATCTGACGCATCACGATGAACGGCCCGATCAGCCCGGCCACCAGGGCCAGTAGTGCGGCCGCGATCAGGGCCTGCTGCACGAACCCCCGCCCCAGCAGATCGGCGGTGATGTCGAAGGCGAACAGATGATCCAGCAGGTGGGCGAATCGGTCATTCATGGGTGTGTCCATAGGGGTGGCCGGAGTGGTCGAGGTGCTCGCCGACCACCACGTAGCGATCGCCGACCTGCACCACCTGGATGTCGGCCTGGTAGAGCTCCGACAGGGTCTCCGAGGTCATCACCTCAGCGACGGTGCCGATCCGGAATCGCCCGTTGACCAGGTAGAGCACCCGGTCGACGTATGGCACCACCGGATTGATCTCGTGCGTCACGAACATCACCGCCGTGCCTGCTTGGCGGCGCCGGTCGATCAGCTGGGCGACCAACCGGGCGCTGGCCGGATCGAGGTTGAGCAGCGGTTCGTCGCACAGCAGCAACGACGGATCGCTGGCCAGTGCCTGGGCGATGCGCAGGCGCTGCAACTCGCCGCCCGACATCACGCCGATCGGGACTTTGGCCAGCTTGGTTGCCCGCACCTGAGCCAGCGCCCGCTCGACGATCTCGCGGCGGCGATTCCGCTCTTTTCGGGTCAGCGGCGCGATGCCCCAGTGATGGCCATCCACGCCGAGGCGCACGAGGTCGCGGCCGCGCAGGCTCAGCCCCCGGTCGACCGATCGATGCTGGGGCACGTAGCCGATACGCTCGCTGCCCGCCTCGATCGGGCGGCCCTCGATGGTGGCGGTGCCCGCACTCAGCGGCAGCTGCCCGAGCAGCACCTTGAACAGGGACGTTTTACCGGTTCCGTTGGGGCCGAGGATGGCGATGAACTCACCGGGGGCCACCTTCAGGTCGAGGTGGTCCCACAGGACCCGGTCCCCGAAGGCGAGCCGGGCACTCGACAAACACACGATCTCGTCGGCACCCACAAGCAGTGATTATCGGTTCTGCTGGAGTGCGACGGTCAACCGGTCGGCGGTATCGCGCTGCCAGGCCAGATAGTCCTCGCCCTCGGGCAGTGTCTCGGTGACGCCGACGACCGGGATTCCGGCGCTCTGGGCGGCCGCCTGGACCTGCTTGGTCACTTCGGTGACGGTCTGTTCGTTGAAGACCACCGCGGCGACTTGCCGGGCCTTGATGAGGTCCAGCATCGCGGCCACGTCGACGGGGGCGGGGTCGGTGTCCTGTTCGGCGGCGCTGGCGAACCCCGCCGGTGTCTTGTCTGTCAGACCGGCTGCCACCAGCAGGTAGTGGGCGACGGGCTCGGTGGCAACCACGGCGGCGCCAGGATGGCTGGTGCGGATGGCCTTCTCGGTCTGGGCGATGGCGTCGGCGTTGCGATTGAACGTCTCGGCGTTCGTGTGGAAGTCCGCGGCGTGTGCAGGGTCGTCCTGGGCCAGTTTGTCGGCGATCTTGGCGGCCACGGCCTTAGCGGTGTCCAGGTCGTAGAAGACGTGTTCATTGGCCGGCTGCGATTCGCCGGGGGGCGCCTGCAGCAGGGAGTAGGCGTCGACCGAGGCCACCCCTTGGTGGCTGGCCAGGACGTCGTCGACCCAATGGTCGTAACCACCGCCGTTGAAGACGACCAGCGACGCGTCGGCGATGGCCGCCGCGTTCGCGGGGCTGGCTTCGAAGGAGTGCGGGTCGGCTGAGGCGCTGGTGATGATTGAGGTCACCTTGGCGTGGTCACCGGCGACGGCTTGCGCGACGCTGCCCCAGACGTCGGTGGAGGCCACCACGGTCGGGGTTTGGCCTTGTGTACCCCCGGGCGACTTGTCGCCACCGCAGGCGGTGAGTCCCGCCGTCAGCGCCAGCACCGACACACCGATGACCGTCCGGATCGCAGCAGTACGCACGATCTCTCCTCTTCAACTCAGGTGACCTAATACAAATGAAAACCGTTTCCAATAACTCTATGTCATCAGTACCCGTCGAACGCAAGTCGATGCGCTAGCCTCACGTTGCATGTCCCGAAGTCCCGCGCCGCGGCGGCGGGCGACCCTGGCCTCATTGGCCGCCGAGCTCAAGGTTTCGCGGACCACGATCTCGAACGCCTACAACCGCCCGGATCAGTTGTCGGCCGATTTGCGAGAGCGGGTGCTCGCCACCGCCAAGCGGCTGGGGTACGCCGGCCCCGATCCGGTGGCCCGCTCACTGCGCACGCGCAGGGCCGGTGCGGTCGGGTTGGTGATCACCGAGCCGTTGACGTACGCGTTCAGTGATCCGGCAGCGCTGAATTTCGTTGCCGGACTTGCTGAGTCGTGCGAGGAAGTCGGCCAGGGCCTGCTATTGGTGGCGGCCGGACCGGACCGGAGCTTGTCGGACGGAACGAATGCGGTGCTGGGTGCGGGAGTCGACGGATTCGTGGTGTATGCCGCGTCTGACGATGACCCCTACCTGCAAACCGTGCTGCAGCGCCATGTACCGATCGTCGTGGTCGACCAGCCCGAGGATGTGCCGGGTGCGTCCCGGGTATGCATCGACGACCGCGCTGCCACAAGGGAACTCGCTGATTACGTCATCGGTCTGGGGCACCACGAGATCGGCCTGCTGACCATGCGTCTGGGGACCGAACGGCGCGTGGGCGATCAGACAGCCGGCGTGGTGACCGCAGAACGTCTGCAAAGTTCTAACTTTCACGCACAGAGCGAGCGGATCGCCGGCGTGCGGGACGCGATGACCGGTGCCGGGCTGGATCCGGAAACCCTGACGATCGTCGAGAGTTATGAGCACCGACCTGCCTCCGGCGGGGTGGCCGCTGAGTTGGCTCTGCAGACCAATCCGCGGATCACCGCATTGATGTGCACCGCCGACGTGCTGGCCATCTCGGCGATGGATTACCTACGAGCACATGGTATTTATGTGCCAGGCCAGATGACGGTCACGGGGTTCGACGGGATTCCCGAGGCGCTGAGCCGGGGCTTGACGACGGTGTCGCAACCCAGCCTGGAGAAAGGGAAGCGCGCCGGTCGGCTGCTGCACAGCCCACCGCGCGATGGCCTGCCGGTCATCGACGTGCTGCCCACCGAACTGGTGCGCGGGCGCACGGCAGGCCCGCCGGCCTAACCCCGTCTGGCGTGCAGTAGAACCCGCAGCGCGGTGGCAACGTCGTCGGGGGAGTCGACGCGGTAGCGCGCGAGGGTCTGACCCGGCCCGACCTTCACGCCGATATCGGTATCGGTCAGCCGGGCGAACGCCTTCTCGTCGGTGACGTCGTCGCCGAAGAACACCACCGCGCTGGCGTCGCTCGATTGGCGTAGCTGTTCCAACGCCTCGCCCTTGTCGGTGTCGATGACCGCGAATTCGCGGACCGCCTTGCCTTCGGTGACGTGAATATCCCAGTCCCGCACCGCATTCAGTGCATCATCGAGCGCCTGCTTGGCGTGCTCAGGGGCCGCGTTGCGGACGTGGAATGCCACACTGACCGGTTTGATCTCGACTGTCGCGCCCGGATATCGCGCGGTCAGTGCGGTCATCGTCTGCTCGAGCTCCGCCAGCAGTGCCTTGGCCTGTTCGTCGATCGCCTCAAGGAAGCCGGCGTCGAACTCCGAGCCGTGGCTGCCGACCAGGTGCACGTCGGCAGGTGCGCCGGACAGCACCCGCAGATCGCGCAGCGCCCGCCCTGAGATCAGCGCCGCACTGGTCGACGGCAACGTCGCGAGCGCGGCCAAAGCCTCGGCGGCGGCCGGAATCGGCCTGGCGTCGGCCGGGACGGACACGATCGGCGCGATGGTGCCGTCGAAGTCGGAGGCCACCAGCAGTCGCGGGACGCGGGTGACGTCGGTCAGCGCGCGGTGCAGATCCTCACCGAAGCCAGGCACGGGGTCCTAGGACTCGCCTTCGTCGCCGATCAGCAGGCGCACCGCAAGATCGAGTCGTTTGCTGACGTCGGTCGCTGAGGCCCTCCGGGTAAGCCAGGCCAGCAGGTTGGACAGCCACACATCGGAGATGACGCGGGCGATGTGGTACTGGTCTTCGGTCGGCTCGCCGTCGCTCATGGCCCGGGCGAACATGCTGTCGATGATCTTCTCGACGTGATCAACCTCACCAGCCGCCGAGGCGTCGGCGAACACGTAGGCCCGGGTCATCGCCTCGGTCAGCAGCGGGTTGCGCTGCATCGCCCGGTTCAGCTTGCTGACCATGAAGTTCAGCCGCTGGAACGGCGATCCGCCGGCAACCACCGACCGGTCGGTCTTGGAATCGATGCGTTCGAACTCCCGCGCCAGGGCCGAGACCAGCAGGTGCACCTTCGACGGGAAATAGCGGTACAGGGTGCCGACTGCCACGTCAGCACGGTCGGCCACCGCGCGCATCTGCACGGCCTCGTACCCCCCCTTGGAGGCGATGGCCATGGTGGCGTCGAGGATGCGCTTGCGGCGCTCGCGCTGGGCTTCTGAGCCGAGTTCTGATTCGGCGAGAACTGACACCGGCAGCACCTCGCGTGGCTGCGAACC
This window encodes:
- a CDS encoding LamB/YcsF family protein, giving the protein MPSVDLNADLGEGFGVWELGDDTAMLDIVTSANLACGFHAGDPAGLARTSRAAAERGVRIGAQVSYRDLAGFGRRFIDVAPAELTAEVIYQIGALQALARVAGSDVGYVKPHGALYNTVVTHREQARAVAEAVHAVDPGLPVLNLAGSVFFEEAQRLGLRTVAEAFADRAYRPDGTLVPRHEAGAVLRDPEQIAERVGRMVQSGQVPAVDGSSIDVRVESICVHGDSPGAVEIATAVRDRLLRDGIELTAFA
- a CDS encoding metal ABC transporter permease, with translation MNDRFAHLLDHLFAFDITADLLGRGFVQQALIAAALLALVAGLIGPFIVMRQMSFAVHGSSELSLTGAAFALLAGFNVGLGGLVGSALAAVLFGILGQRARERDSAIGVVLAFGLGLAVLFIHLYPGRAGTSFALLTGQIVGVGYSGLALLVAVTVLVTGVLAVSYRPLLFATADPEVAAARGVPVRALGIVFAALVGVVAAQGVQIVGALLVMSLLITPAAAAARVFSSPVAVIAASVVFAELSAVLGIVLSLAPGVPVSVFVTTISFVIYLVCWAVSRRHHDPAAA
- a CDS encoding metal ABC transporter ATP-binding protein → MGADEIVCLSSARLAFGDRVLWDHLDLKVAPGEFIAILGPNGTGKTSLFKVLLGQLPLSAGTATIEGRPIEAGSERIGYVPQHRSVDRGLSLRGRDLVRLGVDGHHWGIAPLTRKERNRRREIVERALAQVRATKLAKVPIGVMSGGELQRLRIAQALASDPSLLLCDEPLLNLDPASARLVAQLIDRRRQAGTAVMFVTHEINPVVPYVDRVLYLVNGRFRIGTVAEVMTSETLSELYQADIQVVQVGDRYVVVGEHLDHSGHPYGHTHE
- a CDS encoding metal ABC transporter solute-binding protein, Zn/Mn family, whose translation is MRTAAIRTVIGVSVLALTAGLTACGGDKSPGGTQGQTPTVVASTDVWGSVAQAVAGDHAKVTSIITSASADPHSFEASPANAAAIADASLVVFNGGGYDHWVDDVLASHQGVASVDAYSLLQAPPGESQPANEHVFYDLDTAKAVAAKIADKLAQDDPAHAADFHTNAETFNRNADAIAQTEKAIRTSHPGAAVVATEPVAHYLLVAAGLTDKTPAGFASAAEQDTDPAPVDVAAMLDLIKARQVAAVVFNEQTVTEVTKQVQAAAQSAGIPVVGVTETLPEGEDYLAWQRDTADRLTVALQQNR
- a CDS encoding LacI family DNA-binding transcriptional regulator: MSRSPAPRRRATLASLAAELKVSRTTISNAYNRPDQLSADLRERVLATAKRLGYAGPDPVARSLRTRRAGAVGLVITEPLTYAFSDPAALNFVAGLAESCEEVGQGLLLVAAGPDRSLSDGTNAVLGAGVDGFVVYAASDDDPYLQTVLQRHVPIVVVDQPEDVPGASRVCIDDRAATRELADYVIGLGHHEIGLLTMRLGTERRVGDQTAGVVTAERLQSSNFHAQSERIAGVRDAMTGAGLDPETLTIVESYEHRPASGGVAAELALQTNPRITALMCTADVLAISAMDYLRAHGIYVPGQMTVTGFDGIPEALSRGLTTVSQPSLEKGKRAGRLLHSPPRDGLPVIDVLPTELVRGRTAGPPA
- the otsB gene encoding trehalose-phosphatase, which translates into the protein MPGFGEDLHRALTDVTRVPRLLVASDFDGTIAPIVSVPADARPIPAAAEALAALATLPSTSAALISGRALRDLRVLSGAPADVHLVGSHGSEFDAGFLEAIDEQAKALLAELEQTMTALTARYPGATVEIKPVSVAFHVRNAAPEHAKQALDDALNAVRDWDIHVTEGKAVREFAVIDTDKGEALEQLRQSSDASAVVFFGDDVTDEKAFARLTDTDIGVKVGPGQTLARYRVDSPDDVATALRVLLHARRG
- the kstR gene encoding cholesterol catabolism transcriptional regulator KstR, with protein sequence MSSPAQKSSAGGAGSQPREVLPVSVLAESELGSEAQRERRKRILDATMAIASKGGYEAVQMRAVADRADVAVGTLYRYFPSKVHLLVSALAREFERIDSKTDRSVVAGGSPFQRLNFMVSKLNRAMQRNPLLTEAMTRAYVFADASAAGEVDHVEKIIDSMFARAMSDGEPTEDQYHIARVISDVWLSNLLAWLTRRASATDVSKRLDLAVRLLIGDEGES